One window of the Amycolatopsis mediterranei genome contains the following:
- a CDS encoding sensor histidine kinase, whose amino-acid sequence MAARTIPSRPRRGRLSLRAKLTGSVVVLLTVVCLIVGVVSEFALDLFLTRQIDQQLSAAANRSLVFASNVRPPDGGPPPNLGQHPLGQNVGTVSATFSGRRLVHDDSISEHGGRLELSADQQALMLSVPADGEPHTLSFDDLGEYRLMALPVAGTSDVVVTGLPMKPVDDTLLTVGLILFGVAAAGVLGAALLGAFAVRRTLRPLDRVAATAARVTELPLDRGQVALSIRVPEGDTDPRTEVGQVGSALNLMLGHVAQALEARHDSEIRVRQFVADASHELRTPLAAIRGYAELAARGSALVPPDVAHSMGRIQSEAVRMTALVEDLLLLARLDGGRPLDVREVDLTRLVADAVGDARVAGREHRWRLELPPEPVLVLGDVQRLHQVLANLLANARTHTPPGTAVVTALARSADGSAVLTVTDDGPGIAPDLLPDVFERFARGDSSRSRHAGSTGLGMAIAAAVVVAHHGTIEVHSRPGRTEFAVRLPVAVPAQRVHSIGTTRPQLGTGS is encoded by the coding sequence ATGGCCGCGCGAACCATCCCGTCCCGTCCCCGCCGGGGACGCCTTTCGCTGCGCGCGAAACTGACCGGCTCGGTGGTCGTGCTGCTCACCGTGGTGTGCCTGATCGTCGGGGTGGTCAGCGAGTTCGCGCTCGACCTGTTCCTCACCCGCCAGATCGACCAGCAGCTTTCGGCCGCGGCGAACCGCTCACTGGTCTTCGCGAGCAACGTCCGGCCGCCGGACGGCGGGCCGCCGCCGAACCTGGGCCAGCACCCGCTCGGGCAGAACGTCGGCACGGTGAGCGCCACCTTCTCGGGCCGGCGGCTCGTCCACGACGACAGCATTTCCGAGCACGGCGGCCGGCTCGAGCTGAGCGCGGACCAGCAGGCCCTCATGCTTTCGGTGCCCGCCGACGGCGAACCGCACACCCTGTCGTTCGACGACCTCGGCGAGTACCGCCTGATGGCGCTGCCGGTCGCCGGGACGTCCGACGTCGTCGTGACCGGCCTGCCGATGAAGCCGGTCGACGACACCCTGCTCACCGTCGGGCTGATCCTGTTCGGCGTGGCCGCCGCGGGCGTGCTCGGCGCGGCCCTGCTCGGTGCGTTCGCGGTCCGCCGCACGCTGCGCCCGCTCGACCGCGTCGCGGCCACCGCCGCCCGCGTCACCGAGCTGCCGCTCGACCGCGGCCAGGTGGCGCTGTCCATCCGCGTCCCGGAGGGCGACACCGACCCGCGGACCGAGGTCGGCCAGGTCGGCTCGGCGCTGAACCTGATGCTCGGCCACGTCGCCCAGGCCCTCGAAGCACGGCACGACAGCGAAATCCGGGTCCGGCAGTTCGTCGCGGACGCCAGCCACGAGCTGCGCACGCCGCTGGCCGCGATCCGCGGGTACGCCGAGCTGGCCGCCCGCGGCAGCGCGCTGGTGCCGCCGGACGTCGCGCACTCGATGGGCCGGATCCAGTCGGAAGCCGTCCGGATGACGGCCCTGGTCGAGGACCTGCTGCTGCTGGCGCGGCTCGACGGGGGCCGTCCCCTGGACGTGCGCGAGGTCGACCTCACCCGCCTGGTCGCCGACGCCGTCGGCGACGCCCGGGTCGCCGGGCGCGAGCACCGGTGGCGCCTGGAACTGCCCCCGGAGCCGGTCCTCGTGCTCGGCGACGTCCAGCGCCTGCACCAGGTGCTGGCGAACCTGCTGGCCAACGCCCGCACGCACACCCCGCCCGGCACGGCGGTGGTGACGGCGCTGGCCCGCTCGGCCGACGGAAGCGCCGTGCTCACCGTGACCGACGACGGCCCCGGCATCGCGCCGGACCTGCTCCCGGACGTCTTCGAGCGGTTCGCCCGAGGCGACTCGTCGCGCTCCCGCCACGCCGGCAGCACCGGGCTCGGGATGGCGATCGCCGCCGCCGTCGTCGTCGCCCACCACGGCACGATCGAGGTGCACAGCCGGCCCGGGCGGACGGAGTTCGCGGTGCGCCTGCCCGTGGCCGTGCCCGCACAGCGAGTGCACAGCATCGGCACAACCCGGCCCCAGCTGGGCACCGGAAGCTGA
- a CDS encoding glycosyltransferase family 39 protein, with product MTSSAPGRRSWHRPALAALLLGTAVLYLWGLGASGWANAFYSAAAQAGSQSWKALFFGSSDAANAITVDKTPAALWVMSLSARLFGVNAWSILVPQALMGVGSVWLLYATVRRSSGPSAGLVAGLVLALTPVAALMFRFNNPDALLVLLLVAGAYCVVRACEAASPRWLALAGVAVGFGFLAKMLQAFLVLPAFALAYLVAAPVSLGKRLLHLLGALGATVAAAGWYLVVVALWPAADRPYIGGSQTNSLWELIFGYNGFGRITGDEVGSVGGGAGRGWGSTGLSRLFGSEMAGGIAWLLPAALLALGAGLWFTRRAPRTDASRAALLLWGGWLLVTALVFSYMGGIIHPYYTVALAPAVAALVGTAAVQLWRLRAHPAASGLLSGGVAVTALTAYLLLGSSWQPWLAPTVLVGGLLAAVALFFATHLTRWAASSVAAFALVMLLSGTGAYTLATAATTHSGAIPSAGPSAGFGGRGPGGFGGPGGFGGGRGGGPGALLSTTLPGASLTALLRQDAAKYTWTAATVLSNAAAGYQLASGAPVMAVGGFNGTDPYPTLAQFQQYVANGQIHYFLGEGMSMQGTSGSDAAQQIAEWVASRYEASTVDGVTVYDLTQ from the coding sequence GTGACCTCGTCAGCTCCCGGTCGCCGTTCGTGGCACCGGCCCGCTCTGGCCGCTCTCCTGCTCGGCACCGCCGTGCTCTACCTGTGGGGCCTCGGCGCCTCCGGCTGGGCCAACGCGTTCTACTCCGCGGCCGCGCAGGCGGGATCGCAGAGCTGGAAGGCGCTGTTCTTCGGCTCCAGCGACGCGGCCAACGCGATCACCGTCGACAAGACCCCGGCCGCGCTGTGGGTGATGAGCCTGTCGGCGCGGCTGTTCGGCGTGAACGCGTGGAGCATCCTGGTGCCGCAGGCCCTGATGGGCGTGGGCTCGGTCTGGCTGCTGTACGCCACCGTCCGCCGCTCGTCCGGGCCGTCGGCCGGGCTCGTCGCGGGCCTGGTGCTGGCCCTGACCCCCGTCGCGGCGCTGATGTTCCGGTTCAACAACCCGGACGCCCTGCTCGTGCTGCTCCTGGTGGCGGGCGCGTACTGCGTCGTGCGCGCCTGCGAAGCGGCGAGCCCGCGCTGGCTCGCGCTGGCCGGCGTCGCGGTCGGCTTCGGGTTCCTGGCGAAGATGCTGCAGGCGTTCCTCGTGCTGCCCGCTTTCGCGCTCGCTTACCTCGTCGCCGCCCCGGTGTCGCTGGGCAAGCGGCTGCTGCACCTGCTCGGCGCACTCGGGGCGACGGTCGCCGCCGCCGGCTGGTACCTGGTGGTCGTGGCCCTCTGGCCGGCCGCGGACCGGCCGTACATCGGCGGCTCGCAGACGAACTCGCTGTGGGAATTGATCTTCGGCTACAACGGCTTCGGCCGCATCACCGGCGACGAGGTGGGCAGCGTCGGCGGCGGCGCCGGCCGCGGCTGGGGTTCGACGGGCCTGTCGCGGCTGTTCGGCAGCGAGATGGCGGGCGGCATCGCCTGGCTGCTGCCGGCGGCGCTGCTGGCGCTGGGCGCCGGGCTGTGGTTCACCCGCCGGGCCCCGCGCACGGACGCGTCCCGGGCGGCCCTGCTGCTGTGGGGCGGCTGGCTGCTGGTGACGGCGCTGGTGTTCAGCTACATGGGCGGCATCATCCACCCGTACTACACGGTCGCGCTGGCCCCGGCGGTGGCGGCGCTGGTCGGGACGGCGGCGGTCCAGCTGTGGCGGCTGCGCGCCCACCCGGCGGCCTCGGGCCTGCTCAGCGGCGGCGTCGCGGTGACGGCGCTGACGGCGTACCTGCTGCTGGGCTCGTCGTGGCAGCCGTGGCTGGCCCCGACGGTGCTGGTGGGCGGCCTGCTGGCGGCGGTGGCGCTGTTCTTCGCCACGCACCTGACCCGCTGGGCGGCTTCGTCGGTCGCGGCGTTCGCCCTGGTCATGCTGTTGTCCGGGACGGGCGCGTACACCCTGGCGACGGCGGCCACGACGCACAGCGGAGCGATCCCGTCGGCCGGGCCGTCGGCCGGTTTCGGCGGCCGCGGTCCCGGCGGCTTCGGTGGTCCCGGCGGCTTCGGCGGCGGTCGTGGTGGCGGCCCCGGTGCGCTGCTTTCGACGACACTCCCCGGCGCTTCGCTCACGGCGTTGCTCCGGCAGGACGCAGCGAAGTACACCTGGACGGCGGCGACGGTGCTGTCGAACGCCGCAGCGGGCTACCAGCTGGCCAGTGGCGCACCGGTGATGGCGGTGGGCGGCTTCAACGGAACGGACCCGTACCCGACGCTGGCGCAGTTCCAGCAGTACGTGGCGAACGGGCAGATTCACTACTTCCTGGGCGAAGGCATGTCGATGCAGGGCACCAGCGGCTCGGACGCCGCCCAGCAGATCGCCGAGTGGGTGGCTTCGCGCTACGAGGCATCCACTGTGGACGGCGTAACGGTCTACGACCTGACCCAATGA